From the Musa acuminata AAA Group cultivar baxijiao chromosome BXJ3-7, Cavendish_Baxijiao_AAA, whole genome shotgun sequence genome, one window contains:
- the LOC103992463 gene encoding disease resistance protein RGA2 isoform X1, protein MAGQAVLSAFMQVLFEKVITAAVDEFRLLRGVRGELQNLATTLSTIQALLEDAEEKQLQDKSVRHWLAKLKDVAYDMDELLDECAAAKIRWEMESRARRCSWKMQVSGCFSHSCWHRSSYHYNLAHRTKAVQERFDRIATERHNLGLQVSGGISQLQITERPQTSSLEDDLKVLGREEDREALISMLLSANNSGHTVTVLPIIGMGGLGKTTLAKSVYNDHRIKQHFQLRMWVCVSENFDETKLTRETLESATREFYATTTNMTLIQEDLFEQLQGKRFLLVLDDVWNEDPIKWYRYRNAIIGGERGSKILVTTRNENVGRIMGGWPSYRLKQLSDDDCWELFRNYAFVGGNSSTHPNLEKIGKMIVKNLKGLPLAAMAIGSLLFSKLEEEEWKSILRSEIWELPADKNNILPALRLSYKQLPSHLKQCFVFCSVFHKDFVFDKDRLVKTWMALGFIQPTGGKRMEDIGSSYFDELVSRSFFQSHKGYYVMHDAIHDLAQSLSVEECHRLECGLRNVGLEKKIRHLSFSCTHSMATSVESFFKFKKLRSLLLLKGYKSRTGGIPDELFLRLKCLRVLKLRRRDIEELPNSIGSLIQLRYLDLAKTDIRTLPQSISKLYNLQTLILRNCNFLTEIPCGITNLIHLRHLEATSTLISGIAGLGCLTCLQELERFVVRKNGGFKITELQDMNELRGHLCIQNLESVVDRKEAGEANLHAKEHLNFLSLEWTKDRDLVLEDDILCEEEVLEDLEPHHELRELKVMGYAGTKLPSWIGNPSFCYLETIHLSNLMRCKHLPPLGQLPLLRYLDIGGVPGLVRIGQEFHGRGDIKGFPSLIELVLEDMPALEEWVCSDDDELLPCLTDLGIADCSNLRELPCLPPTIERLRISGVGITTLPDLRGSNSQFSSLNVYDCPNLTSLQKGLLGQQLKAIEQLAIVDCEELILLPQEGFKDLVSLKSLSIYNCPKLVPLEDDKRLLPRSLTELRISSCSKLINRLLADCKDLASLKHLRVTDCADLYRFPEEGLPTALESLGVFRCYNLLLLPAKLQELHSLKSMVIDNCHQVQCSPEEGLPMELKDLLVCGCPLLQQYCLGDGAAGRHKLMHIPRVQFDDVLLRN, encoded by the coding sequence ATGGCAGGACAAGCTGTTCTGTCAGCCTTCATGCAGGTGCTCTTTGAGAAGGTGATCACCGCTGCCGTCGACGAGTTCAGATTGCTTCGCGGTGTCCGTGGCGAGCTACAAAACCTGGCGACCACTCTGTCGACGATCCAAGCCCTGCTTGAAGATGCAGAGGAGAAGCAATTGCAGGACAAGTCAGTGAGGCACTGGCTGGCCAAGCTCAAGGATGTGGCCTACGACATGGATGAGTTGCTGGACGAGTGCGCAGCGGCAAAGATCAGGTGGGAGATGgagagcagagctcggagatgcaGCTGGAAGATGCAGGTCAGTGGTTGCTTCTCCCATTCTTGTTGGCACAGGAGCTCGTATCACTACAACTTAGCACACAGAACAAAAGCAGTCCAAGAAAGATTTGATAGGATTGCAACGGAGCGGCACAATCTGGGCCTTCAAGTATCAGGTGGGATAAGTCAACTTCAGATCACAGAGCGGCCGCAGACGAGCTCGCTGGAGGATGATCTAAAGGTGTTAGGCAGGGAAGAAGACAGAGAGGCTCTCATAAGCATGTTGCTCTCTGCCAATAATTCAGGCCACACTGTCACCGTCCTCCCCATCATTGGCATGGGAGGGCTTGGAAAGACCACTCTCGCTAAATCTGTCTATAACGATCACAGGATCAAGCAGCACTTCCAATTGCGTATGTGGGTGTGCGTCTCCGAGAACTTCGACGAGACCAAGCTGACGAGAGAGACACTGGAGTCCGCAACCAGGGAATTCTACGCCACCACCACAAACATGACCTTGATCCAAGAGGACCTCTTTGAACAGTTGCAGGGGAAGCGCTTCCTGCTCGTTCTAGACGATGTGTGGAACGAGGATCCTATCAAGTGGTATAGATATCGAAATGCCATCATCGGTGGGGAACGAGGAAGTAAAATCTTGGTGACGACCCGGAACGAGAACGTGGGACGGATCATGGGCGGCTGGCCTTCGTACCGGCTGAAACAACTCTCGGATGATGACTGCTGGGAATTGTTCAGGAACTACGCGTTTGTGGGTGGGAATTCGAGCACACACCCGAATCTTGAGAAGATAGGTAAGATGATAGTGAAGAACTTGAAGGGATTGCCTCTCGCAGCTATGGCAATTGGGAGCTTGCTGTTCTCCAAGCTTGAGGAAGAAGAGTGGAAGAGCATCTTGAGGAGTGAGATCTGGGAGTTGCCGGCGGACAAGAACAACATCTTACCAGCTCTAAGGTTGAGCTACAAGCAATTGCCTTCTCATCTGAAGCAGTGTTTCGTGTTCTGCTCTGTGTTTCACAAGGACTTCGTCTTCGACAAGGATAGACTGGTGAAGACATGGATGGCGCTGGGCTTCATCCAGCCGACGGGAGGCAAACGGATGGAGGACATCGGCAGCAGCTACTTCGATGAGCTTGTCAGCAGATCCTTCTTCCAGTCTCACAAGGGGTACTACGTGATGCATGATGCCATCCATGACCTGGCGCAGTCTCTGTCCGTGGAAGAATGCCACCGGCTGGAGTGTGGCCTCAGAAACGTCGGCCTGGAGAAGAAGATCCGTCATCTATCATTCTCGTGTACTCATTCGATGGCAACTTCAGTTGAGAGCTTCTTCAAGTTCAAGAAACTACGTTCACTTCTGTTGCTGAAAGGGTACAAGTCCAGGACGGGTGGCATCCCCGATGAGCTCTTTCTGAGACTGAAATGCCTGCGTGTGTTGAAGCTGCGCCGGAGAGACATCGAAGAGCTACCGAATTCGATCGGAAGTTTGATCCAGCTCCGGTACTTGGACCTCGCAAAGACGGATATCAGAACACTGCCCCAATCGATCAGTAAGCTATATAATCTACAGACATTGATCCTAAGGAACTGCAATTTCCTAACCGAGATACCTTGTGGTATCACCAATCTGATCCATCTGCGACATCTCGAAGCAACCAGCACGTTGATCTCTGGAATAGCTGGATTAGGATGTCTAACCTGCCTTCAAGAATTAGAACGATTCGTCGTCCGCAAGAATGGTGGATTCAAGATAACGGAGCTGCAAGACATGAATGAGCTTCGAGGACATCTGTGCATCCAGAATCTGGAGAGTGTGGTCGACAGGAAGGAGGCCGGTGAGGCTAATTTACATGCCAAGGAGCACCTCAATTTTCTCAGTCTGGAATGGACAAAGGACAGAGACCTTGTTCTCGAAGATGATATCCTCTGCGAGGAGGAGGTTCTCGAAGACCTCGAACCACACCATGAACTGAGAGAGCTGAAGGTCATGGGCTATGCAGGTACCAAGCTCCCAAGTTGGATAGGCAACCCATCATTTTGCTACCTGGAGACCATTCATCTCTCCAACTTGATGAGGTGCAAACACCTTCCACCTCTCGGACAGCTGCCATTGCTCAGATATCTGGACATTGGAGGAGTGCCTGGATTGGTAAGAATTGGTCAAGAGTTCCATGGCAGAGGTGACATCAAGGGATTCCCATCATTGATTGAACTGGTACTTGAGGATATGCCAGCTCTGGAAGAATGGGTGTGCTCAGATGATGACGAGTTGCTCCCTTGCCTCACTGATCTTGGAATCGCGGACTGTTCTAACCTGAGAGAACTGCCCTGCCTTCCTCCAACTATAGAAAGGCTCAGAATCTCTGGTGTGGGGATTACTACTCTGCCAGACCTGCGTGGTTCAAACAGCCAGTTCTCATCCTTAAATGTGTATGACTGTCCTAACTTAACATCCTTGCAGAAAGGATTGCTTGGGCAACAACTGAAGGCCATTGAGCAATTGGCAATCGTAGACTGTGAAGAGCTTATCTTGCTGCCCCAAGAAGGCTTCAAAGACCTTGTTTCACTCAAGAGCCTCAGCATCTACAACTGTCCAAAGCTCGTGCCTTTGGAAGATGACAAAAGACTTCTTCCGAGATCGCTCACAGAATTGCGAATCAGCTCATGCTCCAAACTGATCAACAGACTGCTTGCAGACTGTAAAGATTTGGCTTCTCTTAAGCATCTGCGGGTCACCGACTGCGCTGACCTCTACCGTTTCCCCGAGGAAGGACTTCCCACCGCGCTCGAATCTTTAGGAGTTTTTCGCTGCTACAATCTCCTCCTTCTGCCTGCTAAGCTGCAGGAGCTCCACTCCCTGAAGTCTATGGTGATTGACAACTGTCACCAGGTGCAGTGCTCGCCAGAGGAGGGCCTTCCCATGGAGCTGAAAGACCTACTCGTCTGTGGATGCCCTTTGCTGCAACAGTATTGTCTTGGGGACGGTGCAGCAGGTCGGCATAAGTTGATGCACATCCCTAGGGTACAATTTGATGATGTGCTTCTCAGGAACTGA
- the LOC103992463 gene encoding disease resistance protein RGA2 isoform X2 gives MWPTTWMSCWTSAQRQRSGGRWRAELGDAAGRCRIKQHFQLRMWVCVSENFDETKLTRETLESATREFYATTTNMTLIQEDLFEQLQGKRFLLVLDDVWNEDPIKWYRYRNAIIGGERGSKILVTTRNENVGRIMGGWPSYRLKQLSDDDCWELFRNYAFVGGNSSTHPNLEKIGKMIVKNLKGLPLAAMAIGSLLFSKLEEEEWKSILRSEIWELPADKNNILPALRLSYKQLPSHLKQCFVFCSVFHKDFVFDKDRLVKTWMALGFIQPTGGKRMEDIGSSYFDELVSRSFFQSHKGYYVMHDAIHDLAQSLSVEECHRLECGLRNVGLEKKIRHLSFSCTHSMATSVESFFKFKKLRSLLLLKGYKSRTGGIPDELFLRLKCLRVLKLRRRDIEELPNSIGSLIQLRYLDLAKTDIRTLPQSISKLYNLQTLILRNCNFLTEIPCGITNLIHLRHLEATSTLISGIAGLGCLTCLQELERFVVRKNGGFKITELQDMNELRGHLCIQNLESVVDRKEAGEANLHAKEHLNFLSLEWTKDRDLVLEDDILCEEEVLEDLEPHHELRELKVMGYAGTKLPSWIGNPSFCYLETIHLSNLMRCKHLPPLGQLPLLRYLDIGGVPGLVRIGQEFHGRGDIKGFPSLIELVLEDMPALEEWVCSDDDELLPCLTDLGIADCSNLRELPCLPPTIERLRISGVGITTLPDLRGSNSQFSSLNVYDCPNLTSLQKGLLGQQLKAIEQLAIVDCEELILLPQEGFKDLVSLKSLSIYNCPKLVPLEDDKRLLPRSLTELRISSCSKLINRLLADCKDLASLKHLRVTDCADLYRFPEEGLPTALESLGVFRCYNLLLLPAKLQELHSLKSMVIDNCHQVQCSPEEGLPMELKDLLVCGCPLLQQYCLGDGAAGRHKLMHIPRVQFDDVLLRN, from the exons ATGTGGCCTACGACATGGATGAGTTGCTGGACGAGTGCGCAGCGGCAAAGATCAGGTGGGAGATGgagagcagagctcggagatgcaGCTGGAAGATGCAG GATCAAGCAGCACTTCCAATTGCGTATGTGGGTGTGCGTCTCCGAGAACTTCGACGAGACCAAGCTGACGAGAGAGACACTGGAGTCCGCAACCAGGGAATTCTACGCCACCACCACAAACATGACCTTGATCCAAGAGGACCTCTTTGAACAGTTGCAGGGGAAGCGCTTCCTGCTCGTTCTAGACGATGTGTGGAACGAGGATCCTATCAAGTGGTATAGATATCGAAATGCCATCATCGGTGGGGAACGAGGAAGTAAAATCTTGGTGACGACCCGGAACGAGAACGTGGGACGGATCATGGGCGGCTGGCCTTCGTACCGGCTGAAACAACTCTCGGATGATGACTGCTGGGAATTGTTCAGGAACTACGCGTTTGTGGGTGGGAATTCGAGCACACACCCGAATCTTGAGAAGATAGGTAAGATGATAGTGAAGAACTTGAAGGGATTGCCTCTCGCAGCTATGGCAATTGGGAGCTTGCTGTTCTCCAAGCTTGAGGAAGAAGAGTGGAAGAGCATCTTGAGGAGTGAGATCTGGGAGTTGCCGGCGGACAAGAACAACATCTTACCAGCTCTAAGGTTGAGCTACAAGCAATTGCCTTCTCATCTGAAGCAGTGTTTCGTGTTCTGCTCTGTGTTTCACAAGGACTTCGTCTTCGACAAGGATAGACTGGTGAAGACATGGATGGCGCTGGGCTTCATCCAGCCGACGGGAGGCAAACGGATGGAGGACATCGGCAGCAGCTACTTCGATGAGCTTGTCAGCAGATCCTTCTTCCAGTCTCACAAGGGGTACTACGTGATGCATGATGCCATCCATGACCTGGCGCAGTCTCTGTCCGTGGAAGAATGCCACCGGCTGGAGTGTGGCCTCAGAAACGTCGGCCTGGAGAAGAAGATCCGTCATCTATCATTCTCGTGTACTCATTCGATGGCAACTTCAGTTGAGAGCTTCTTCAAGTTCAAGAAACTACGTTCACTTCTGTTGCTGAAAGGGTACAAGTCCAGGACGGGTGGCATCCCCGATGAGCTCTTTCTGAGACTGAAATGCCTGCGTGTGTTGAAGCTGCGCCGGAGAGACATCGAAGAGCTACCGAATTCGATCGGAAGTTTGATCCAGCTCCGGTACTTGGACCTCGCAAAGACGGATATCAGAACACTGCCCCAATCGATCAGTAAGCTATATAATCTACAGACATTGATCCTAAGGAACTGCAATTTCCTAACCGAGATACCTTGTGGTATCACCAATCTGATCCATCTGCGACATCTCGAAGCAACCAGCACGTTGATCTCTGGAATAGCTGGATTAGGATGTCTAACCTGCCTTCAAGAATTAGAACGATTCGTCGTCCGCAAGAATGGTGGATTCAAGATAACGGAGCTGCAAGACATGAATGAGCTTCGAGGACATCTGTGCATCCAGAATCTGGAGAGTGTGGTCGACAGGAAGGAGGCCGGTGAGGCTAATTTACATGCCAAGGAGCACCTCAATTTTCTCAGTCTGGAATGGACAAAGGACAGAGACCTTGTTCTCGAAGATGATATCCTCTGCGAGGAGGAGGTTCTCGAAGACCTCGAACCACACCATGAACTGAGAGAGCTGAAGGTCATGGGCTATGCAGGTACCAAGCTCCCAAGTTGGATAGGCAACCCATCATTTTGCTACCTGGAGACCATTCATCTCTCCAACTTGATGAGGTGCAAACACCTTCCACCTCTCGGACAGCTGCCATTGCTCAGATATCTGGACATTGGAGGAGTGCCTGGATTGGTAAGAATTGGTCAAGAGTTCCATGGCAGAGGTGACATCAAGGGATTCCCATCATTGATTGAACTGGTACTTGAGGATATGCCAGCTCTGGAAGAATGGGTGTGCTCAGATGATGACGAGTTGCTCCCTTGCCTCACTGATCTTGGAATCGCGGACTGTTCTAACCTGAGAGAACTGCCCTGCCTTCCTCCAACTATAGAAAGGCTCAGAATCTCTGGTGTGGGGATTACTACTCTGCCAGACCTGCGTGGTTCAAACAGCCAGTTCTCATCCTTAAATGTGTATGACTGTCCTAACTTAACATCCTTGCAGAAAGGATTGCTTGGGCAACAACTGAAGGCCATTGAGCAATTGGCAATCGTAGACTGTGAAGAGCTTATCTTGCTGCCCCAAGAAGGCTTCAAAGACCTTGTTTCACTCAAGAGCCTCAGCATCTACAACTGTCCAAAGCTCGTGCCTTTGGAAGATGACAAAAGACTTCTTCCGAGATCGCTCACAGAATTGCGAATCAGCTCATGCTCCAAACTGATCAACAGACTGCTTGCAGACTGTAAAGATTTGGCTTCTCTTAAGCATCTGCGGGTCACCGACTGCGCTGACCTCTACCGTTTCCCCGAGGAAGGACTTCCCACCGCGCTCGAATCTTTAGGAGTTTTTCGCTGCTACAATCTCCTCCTTCTGCCTGCTAAGCTGCAGGAGCTCCACTCCCTGAAGTCTATGGTGATTGACAACTGTCACCAGGTGCAGTGCTCGCCAGAGGAGGGCCTTCCCATGGAGCTGAAAGACCTACTCGTCTGTGGATGCCCTTTGCTGCAACAGTATTGTCTTGGGGACGGTGCAGCAGGTCGGCATAAGTTGATGCACATCCCTAGGGTACAATTTGATGATGTGCTTCTCAGGAACTGA